The following is a genomic window from Anopheles aquasalis chromosome 3, idAnoAquaMG_Q_19, whole genome shotgun sequence.
ttggccacaaaacagCTGACCGACTTCTGCAATGTCGTCGCGGGAAATGGGGTGACCATTCGGAAAGGTCAAACTTAGCGACATTGCCACGCGGTAGGGAGAGAATTGCTACCGGGCTATCCGGGAGTTGAGCACATCAAGGTTAGGGCAGGGGCGGTGATTGAGTAAACGGAAATGGATGTGCTCCATAGCTGGAGGGCAGGAACTGGTAGAATGTATCCGTTGGACAATCTTTGATCTTTGAAATGTGCATCTGCCCGGTGACTCTGtcttcgaggaggaggaagaggaggtcaTACATTACACAACGCCTTAGCGGCCATAGAAGTGTGGTATCGTGTACCACTTCCACTGGGGCCCCTTGAGGCTAAAGATGCGCCACTTGGTGTGTTTACTTTCACCGGGAGCCGTGATCTGGTGGTCCCATCGTCATCCCCAGATCGATTCGCGTGGCGACAGTCCATTTTTCGGATGAGTCCAGCCAGTGTCGACATTCGCACTCggtcaccgtggccaccgtttttttttctgaacaTCACAAACGTCTGCGTCTGCGGAATCACCTTCACCGGGACCGCACACTCGGCGCGATTGTCACCGTGCCACCGTGGGCTGATATAATGTGGTTTTGGATTCAGTTGGCCACTCATCAGACACCTGTATAAATGTCCGTTGAGCTGTGATTGGAGTCCCGTCCCGGAGCGTGTTTCACATTCGTGACGTCGGGTGGCCAGACCTCTCCGGATTTGGACCGTAGGCGAACCGCGGCTTCGATCTTCAAAGTTCATCGCGGTATGGTTACgcggtggccatggtgtgtgtatgtttttgcaTAACTTCTGATGCTCGATCTGCGATCCCGATGCGCATCCCGTTTGAACCGTCGAGACAGCGCCAACGATTTGCTAATTGTGGTGAAAGGAACGATACCTCTCGGATGGGGCATGCATGCTTGATCGagatgaaatggaatcgaGATGATGGAGGATTCTCACGGAACACGGCAAGCAGGTTCAGCAGAGGTCAACGGTTAGAAGATGAAGTTCTCaccacgagcgagcgtgctGCTCGAAGGctttttgattggaaaatccTTCCTATAGCAtgctctcctttttttgtttcaacttTTGCAGACGTGGAAGCTTCTCATATTGGTCGTCTGCCTGACAGCGAGCGGTCTCGCAAGGCCGGACGTATCGCATCTCTTCAAGAagaccggtggcggtggtggtgacaagCAAAAACGGCAAAACTTCATCGAAACATCGGTCGCGGTTAGTGGGAATGGAtcggcggcaacggtggctGAGATTAGGTCGAATGATGCAGCAGTAGTCGAAGGTCCGGCGGTGCGAATCATGCTGTTCCCCCTGGAGGACAACCAACCGTCACCGTTCCGTCGGTTGGAGGATCGTACGGGCTATAACTACGACAAACCGGACGCACCGCTCGATGTGCATCCTGATTCGAACCTGGTAAGTCCCGTATCAACCCAGGCCCCCGAGTATCTACCCCCAGAGGTAGGCGATGAGACGGTGAACGTTGATGATATACAGCTGCCGAGTAAACCTTATCCGAgttcgacgacaacgacgacgacacccgGAACAACACGTACTACAACAACTaggacgaccaccaccacgactccggtaacgacaacaacaactagTACCACGACTGGAGCACCTTACACCACCAATGCGATCGCGAGTACACCACAAGAATTCGACGGTGAAGAGGGTTACGGTTACAAGAAGCCCGAGATCATGCTGCCAACGAACATCAACGAGGTGATTGGTGAGCCGATCGATATCAATcagctggcgacgacgacggaaccaaccacgacgaccacaacaCCGCGAGCATCGCTCGAGTATCTACCACCGAAGCCCAAACCGGATCTCGATGCACCGAAAAGTCCTAGCACCGTCGAACCGTTCACGgagaccacgaccacgggtCAGCCCCAATCGTCGACGACGTACTTCTTCTCGATCGAAACGTCGACGCAGTACCCGAAGCTGCCGGAAGTAGTTCCATCGGTCTACCCGGATGCCTCCGGGTCCGTGTCGAGTGTGGTGCGACCACAACCAACCACGGAAGTCCCATCGACATCG
Proteins encoded in this region:
- the LOC126576682 gene encoding mucin-2-like; translated protein: MRHLTWKLLILVVCLTASGLARPDVSHLFKKTGGGGGDKQKRQNFIETSVAVSGNGSAATVAEIRSNDAAVVEGPAVRIMLFPLEDNQPSPFRRLEDRTGYNYDKPDAPLDVHPDSNLVSPVSTQAPEYLPPEVGDETVNVDDIQLPSKPYPSSTTTTTTPGTTRTTTTRTTTTTTPVTTTTTSTTTGAPYTTNAIASTPQEFDGEEGYGYKKPEIMLPTNINEVIGEPIDINQLATTTEPTTTTTTPRASLEYLPPKPKPDLDAPKSPSTVEPFTETTTTGQPQSSTTYFFSIETSTQYPKLPEVVPSVYPDASGSVSSVVRPQPTTEVPSTSAPEYLPPDETAGFQIIVRTGSDDVEEATSDASTTVASTTVTQFTEPSTTVAPAAPEVDSLVRETSTVQQELEQTFTTTTTTTTTTTPEEPSTTEDTSSMVSLINQLQEMLQIAAQAEGFAPEVRFNEEEETATSTSVAPSTSYTTITASSTVTTVQPTTAVTEPSSTEIPTTEPSETPSPPLESRISPDEPSGPSLIDLLSPAITTMLGSTTANDTITTYRPQVGISDAIQPTTTKAIPGPEVQESNADETEVQPRIADPNDGYNYQTPDNSFTVPTMMVAPSHTLEADGYHYKVPSVPFP